Proteins encoded within one genomic window of Chitinophaga parva:
- a CDS encoding RagB/SusD family nutrient uptake outer membrane protein produces MATGCNKELTQTPYNALPPEVVLKDEAGFQYAVNGVYKQMTNASGYYGGGDGFSFVVSNDILADNAIPFSQSRGTGQTFANWTYTPLSTTSFFQQGYGIVRAANEIINNIDNLPNSTAKSDYLAQALAMRAVVHFDMVRLFGVRYTATPGANDFGIPYVKTVPNYTESPKRDDIKTVYDNIVADLTQAASLVDPSVSTASATTNGRISLAGINGYLARAYFYRGEYDKAITAASAALGGSPNVGSYADFPKIWTDATNNGVLFKLKILDVDKINIGTVLGQANKPEQVPTLDFYNLYTATDIRRPTYFKDSVYNSISNKLVVKYLGKGGTGTLNLNDVKLMRVADVLLIRAESYARTSQPVLALADLNTLRAQRYSDYVPGTETGTALLNAIQLQRRLEMAFEGDRFVDLKRQDVPIARSSATSGYSVNQVRSWPSTALSMPVDSHLWALPIDQNSINASKGNLQNYGY; encoded by the coding sequence ATGGCAACAGGTTGCAACAAAGAATTAACCCAAACACCTTACAACGCGCTGCCGCCCGAGGTTGTGTTGAAGGATGAAGCCGGGTTCCAATATGCCGTTAACGGTGTATACAAGCAAATGACCAACGCTTCGGGCTATTATGGCGGGGGTGATGGCTTCAGCTTTGTGGTTTCAAATGATATCTTGGCAGATAATGCTATCCCGTTCAGCCAAAGCCGCGGTACCGGTCAGACATTCGCTAACTGGACTTATACACCCCTGTCCACCACTTCTTTTTTCCAACAGGGTTATGGCATCGTCCGCGCTGCGAATGAGATCATTAACAACATTGACAACCTGCCGAACAGCACCGCTAAAAGCGACTACCTGGCCCAGGCATTGGCAATGAGAGCAGTCGTGCATTTTGACATGGTTCGCCTGTTTGGTGTTCGTTATACAGCTACTCCTGGCGCCAACGATTTCGGTATTCCTTATGTGAAAACCGTTCCGAACTACACTGAATCTCCCAAAAGAGATGATATTAAAACAGTGTACGACAACATCGTAGCCGACCTGACGCAGGCTGCTTCCCTGGTAGATCCGTCTGTATCTACTGCCAGCGCTACTACCAATGGTCGCATCAGCCTTGCCGGTATCAATGGTTACCTGGCAAGAGCATATTTCTACCGTGGTGAGTACGACAAGGCGATCACTGCTGCCAGCGCGGCGCTGGGTGGTTCTCCCAACGTAGGCTCTTATGCTGACTTTCCGAAGATCTGGACAGATGCTACCAACAATGGTGTGTTGTTCAAACTGAAGATCCTGGACGTGGATAAGATCAATATCGGTACAGTATTGGGTCAGGCTAACAAGCCAGAGCAGGTGCCTACCCTGGACTTTTACAACCTATATACTGCTACAGACATACGCAGACCTACTTATTTCAAAGACTCTGTGTACAATAGTATAAGCAATAAATTAGTGGTGAAATACCTCGGAAAAGGTGGTACAGGTACGCTGAACCTGAACGATGTGAAGCTGATGCGCGTTGCAGATGTGCTGCTGATCCGCGCTGAATCTTATGCCAGAACCAGCCAGCCTGTACTGGCCCTGGCTGACTTGAACACCCTGCGTGCACAGCGTTATTCTGACTACGTTCCGGGAACCGAAACCGGTACTGCCCTGCTGAATGCAATCCAGCTCCAGAGAAGACTGGAAATGGCATTTGAAGGCGACCGTTTTGTTGATCTGAAAAGACAGGATGTGCCTATCGCCAGATCTTCAGCCACCAGCGGTTATTCCGTAAACCAGGTAAGATCCTGGCCGTCTACTGCTTTGTCTATGCCGGTTGACAGCCATCTGTGGGCACTGCCAATTGATCAGAACTCTATCAACGCTTCCAAAGGAAATCTCCAGAACTACGGTTACTAA
- a CDS encoding DUF5977 domain-containing protein encodes MLRFKKQLPILMALCALLFVAGSCRRHDQFNDPVSPAAPSPQKVSLKHMPNPFSLRNVQLAMQTLNRKTNGRVAADCPNCYPTYVYYRINPANVDSNAVKLFRNDTSMYLNSFPFGDGGVYNDTTLTEDNIAQLEDGNLYGIAPFGDTTITRLKNMSALNFTALDTLVLLPDSSQQLAEQSMRQVGMNLSLRICLLKKPHGYVRTADDYYGSSEPVRGIKVWALAFGIPVSTHTDGNGYYEIGFRFSIGSIMGTEANSSRVNIRPLDFSGPTGSIDNARILANLLIGSVHTYGGVSACRMGDGLNITFSGHTQQRYWAHILNAYYFHDQYCAQENILPAPSGMTVYAIWNKSAEVGSASTMMMGHASLPIANVDITNWITGFVNPLGSTDAVPPLLSNAIRGWLPDQSFQVGVNPPPHFSTDFTQIAFHELGHASQYRQVGGLWYSAVVNREINNGASNPYGNGTETNAIYVGMSESWAEFIGNKFATRRYPNGTDAAGTAFSDKLETRETFKKTFIPSGLYYDLMDATNTNPVGEPYDNATGLTINRMYYAFGPSVTSWCSYVSALTASGSIPYLWPLLTHYNIACGNRYLSTAINTTLQKQGCSAPSVGSMVAINFPEGYASSTISQADANAQAAAAAQAYANAQGTCIGGVYVKLTYLHQRTLADGTQEADITLNFFSDPAGTIPYSVSGLTVNVVDNVLNCPGGNCTPSTNNYHPVATGAVVEMLHQAEIFYSSTTTDDYRSHDFEILPGAGYTAIN; translated from the coding sequence ATGTTACGATTCAAGAAACAATTGCCTATCCTGATGGCATTATGTGCCCTTCTATTTGTTGCCGGGAGTTGCCGCCGGCATGATCAATTCAATGATCCGGTATCCCCCGCAGCGCCTTCACCCCAGAAGGTATCACTCAAGCACATGCCTAACCCTTTTTCATTGCGCAATGTACAATTGGCCATGCAAACACTGAACAGGAAGACCAATGGGCGGGTAGCAGCAGACTGCCCCAACTGTTATCCAACGTATGTATATTACCGGATCAATCCCGCTAATGTTGACTCTAATGCAGTGAAGTTATTTCGTAATGACACCAGCATGTACCTCAATTCATTCCCTTTTGGTGATGGAGGCGTATACAATGACACCACGCTCACAGAAGATAACATCGCTCAATTGGAAGATGGTAACCTCTATGGCATTGCGCCTTTTGGTGACACGACCATTACGCGGCTAAAGAATATGTCGGCATTGAATTTTACTGCCCTGGATACACTTGTGCTCTTGCCGGATTCCAGCCAGCAACTGGCTGAACAGTCAATGCGACAGGTAGGCATGAATCTTAGTTTAAGGATTTGCCTGCTCAAAAAGCCACATGGATATGTCCGTACGGCGGATGACTATTATGGCTCCTCAGAACCGGTCAGAGGCATTAAGGTCTGGGCGCTTGCCTTTGGTATACCAGTTTCTACCCATACTGATGGAAATGGCTATTATGAGATCGGATTCAGGTTCTCTATTGGCTCTATCATGGGAACAGAGGCCAATTCCAGCCGGGTAAACATCAGACCGCTGGATTTTAGTGGACCGACAGGGTCAATTGACAATGCGCGTATACTGGCCAATCTTCTCATTGGTTCCGTGCACACCTATGGTGGCGTGAGCGCCTGCCGCATGGGTGATGGACTAAATATTACTTTTTCCGGTCATACACAACAACGGTACTGGGCTCATATTTTGAACGCTTACTATTTCCATGACCAATATTGTGCGCAGGAAAACATCCTTCCAGCTCCCAGTGGTATGACGGTATATGCGATTTGGAATAAATCTGCAGAAGTCGGTTCTGCTTCTACAATGATGATGGGGCACGCAAGTTTACCAATTGCTAACGTGGACATTACAAATTGGATAACTGGGTTCGTCAATCCACTTGGTAGTACAGATGCAGTTCCTCCCTTGCTGAGCAACGCCATCCGCGGATGGCTGCCCGATCAATCCTTCCAGGTTGGAGTAAATCCCCCTCCGCATTTCAGCACAGATTTTACGCAAATAGCTTTCCATGAACTTGGGCATGCATCGCAATACAGGCAAGTTGGTGGCTTATGGTACAGTGCAGTGGTAAACCGGGAAATTAACAATGGTGCGTCTAATCCTTACGGTAATGGCACAGAAACAAATGCCATCTATGTCGGTATGAGCGAAAGCTGGGCTGAGTTTATCGGAAATAAGTTTGCAACACGGCGCTATCCCAATGGCACAGATGCTGCGGGGACCGCATTTTCAGATAAACTTGAAACCCGGGAGACCTTTAAAAAGACGTTCATCCCCTCAGGCCTGTATTACGACCTCATGGATGCAACAAATACCAACCCGGTGGGAGAACCTTATGATAACGCTACTGGCCTTACCATCAACAGGATGTACTATGCCTTTGGTCCTTCTGTCACTTCCTGGTGCAGCTACGTTAGTGCTCTGACGGCCAGCGGAAGTATTCCTTATCTTTGGCCGCTGTTAACCCACTACAACATCGCCTGTGGCAACCGTTATTTGAGTACGGCAATCAATACAACACTGCAAAAACAAGGTTGTTCTGCCCCGTCAGTCGGGAGCATGGTGGCAATCAATTTTCCGGAGGGTTATGCCTCAAGTACAATATCCCAAGCAGATGCTAACGCACAAGCTGCGGCAGCCGCACAAGCCTACGCAAACGCACAAGGCACCTGTATTGGAGGCGTGTACGTAAAGTTGACATACCTTCACCAGCGAACGCTGGCGGATGGTACTCAAGAAGCCGATATTACCCTAAACTTCTTTTCTGATCCTGCAGGCACCATTCCGTATAGTGTAAGTGGCCTAACTGTAAATGTGGTAGATAATGTACTTAACTGTCCGGGCGGCAATTGCACCCCTTCGACCAATAATTATCATCCGGTAGCCACTGGCGCAGTTGTTGAAATGCTCCATCAGGCAGAAATTTTCTATAGCAGTACCACTACAGATGACTATCGCTCGCACGATTTTGAGATCCTCCCGGGGGCAGGGTATACCGCAATAAATTAG